The genomic segment GGCCGCGGCGGCGCGGGATTCCCCACCGGCATGAAGTGGGGCTTCGTCGATCAGAAGACCGACAAGCCGAAATACATCTGCTGCAATGCGGACGAGAGCGAGCCCGGCACGTTCAAGGACCACGTGCTGATGGAGCGCAACCCGCACCTGCTGTTCGAGGGCTGCCTGATCGGCTGCTGGGCGATCCGCGCCAAGGTCGCCTACATCTACATCCGCGGCGAGTTCTACCACGTGCAGCGGATCATGGAAGCGGAGCTGAAGAAGGCCTACGCCGAAGGCTACGCCGGGAAGAACATCATGGGCAGCGGCTGGGACTGCGACATCGTGATCCACCGCGGCGCCGGCGCCTACGAAGCGGGGGAAGAGACGGCGCTGATCGAATCGCTCGAAGGGAAGCGCGCCCAGCCGCGGATCAAGCCGCCGTTCCCCGCGGTGTCGGGCCTCTACGACTGTCCCACCGCGGTGAACAACGTCGAGACCCTCTGCAACCTGCCGCCGATCGTGCTGAACGGCGCGGAGTGGTTCGCCGGCCTCGGCCCGGAGAAGAACGGCGGCCCGAAGCTCTATTGCGTCAGCGGCCACGTGCAGAAGCCCGGCGTCTACGAAGCGTCGATGCACGTCACGCTGAAGGACCTGATCTACGGGCACGCCGGCGGCATCCGCGGCGGCCACCAGCTCAAGGCGGTGATCCCGGGCGGTTCCTCGGTGCCGATCCTGCTCCCCGACCAGCTCGACATCCCGGCCAGCTTCGATGCCGTCGTCAACGCGGGATCGATGCTCGGCTCCGCCGGCATCATCGTCATGGACGAGACCACGTGCATGGTGTGGGCGGCGATGAACCTGATGCACTTCTACAAGCACGAGTCGTGCGGCAAGTGCACGCCGTGCCGCGAGGGGGGCGACTGGCTCTACAAGATTCTGGCGAAGATCGAGCGCGGCGACGGCGAGCTGCGCGATCTCGATCTGCTCACCAGCGTCGCCAACAACATCGCCGGCAAGACGCTGTGCGCGTTCGGTGACGCCGAAGCGACGCCGCCGCTGACGACGCTGAAGCACTTCCGCGCCGAGTACGAGGCGCACATCCGCGAAGGACGCTGCACCGTCGGCGCCGACTGGCGCGCGCGCGGCACGGTGGCGGCGGCGCACTGATGCCCACGTTCATCACGCCGACGCTGATCGCCCACTTCGTCCTGATCTTCGTCATCTTCAATCTGCTGGTGCTGTCGGCGGCGTTCATGGTGTGGATGGAGCGCAAGGTCTGCGCCTACATCCAGGACCGGCCGGGGCCCAACCGGGTCGGGCCCGAGGGGCTGCTGCAGCCCTTCGCCGACGTCATCAAGCTGCTGTTCAAGGAAGACCTGAAGCCGGCGGCGGCGGACACGCTGGTGTTCCTCATCGCGCCGGTGATCTCCACCGCCACCGCCTTCGCGGCGTTCTCCGTCATCCCGTTCGGGACGGA from the Vicinamibacterales bacterium genome contains:
- the nuoF gene encoding NADH-quinone oxidoreductase subunit NuoF, yielding MEPVLTKYIREPHSYALDFYLKKHQGYEGLRRALAMEPNALIDMVKASGLRGRGGAGFPTGMKWGFVDQKTDKPKYICCNADESEPGTFKDHVLMERNPHLLFEGCLIGCWAIRAKVAYIYIRGEFYHVQRIMEAELKKAYAEGYAGKNIMGSGWDCDIVIHRGAGAYEAGEETALIESLEGKRAQPRIKPPFPAVSGLYDCPTAVNNVETLCNLPPIVLNGAEWFAGLGPEKNGGPKLYCVSGHVQKPGVYEASMHVTLKDLIYGHAGGIRGGHQLKAVIPGGSSVPILLPDQLDIPASFDAVVNAGSMLGSAGIIVMDETTCMVWAAMNLMHFYKHESCGKCTPCREGGDWLYKILAKIERGDGELRDLDLLTSVANNIAGKTLCAFGDAEATPPLTTLKHFRAEYEAHIREGRCTVGADWRARGTVAAAH